The sequence GTGGGCTGGTCTTCGGCGGACGCGGCCGGGGCGGTGAGCACGAGGCCGGCGGCGGTCACCAGGCCGAGGCCGGTCGCCACCCACGTGGTGCGCTTGCTGGTCATGCGGTCACTCCTTCTTCCGTGGGTGGCTCAGCTGAAGCCGATCGACTGGGTGCGGTCGTCCATGAAGGACCCGACGTTGCCGGTGTTCTCCTTGAACGGGCCGTCGCGGTCGCCGCCGAGGTTCGGCTCCGGGTAGAGCCAGATCCAGCAGTTCCCCCACGGCTGCACCGACGAAATCTTGTTCTTCCAGTCGTCACCGAGATCGAACTGCCAGTTCACCCAGCCGTCCTTCTTGCACAATTCCGGTCCGGTGATGGTCAGCGAGTTCCCGGTGTAGTCCGGACCGTCGAAGAAAGTGCCCTGCACGACGTCCCCGTTCGCCTGCGCGGTGAGCGCGACGCGGCTGGAAGAGCACTGCTGCACACCGGTTCCCGTGTTGAGGACACAGTGCCGGGTCGCCGGCGCCGCACTCGCCGGGGCGACCGCGGCCAAGGTCAGCGCGGTCGTCGCGATCGCTGTCGCCATGGCTTTTCTCGTTCCGTTCCCCATTGTTCCGGCTCCTTTCCGCGGAATGCGTGTCGAATCCGTCGATGATCCGAACGTAACCCCAGCATCTCCGGCCCGCGGTCCCGTTGCCCCCTGGTCCGGCGGGGTCTGCCTCGATCACCCGATTCCGGCGGTAGATCTTGACAACCGGTGATCGCCGTCCTACCGTGGGTCCACGCCGCCGGGTTGTCCAGACCATTTATTCACGTCCGTGAACGAATGGTGCAGCGTCCCCATCGCGAAAGGACACCCACGATGCGCGTGCGTGCCTTGTTCGTCCTGCTGGCGGTCCCGGCACTGGCCGCGGCCACCGCGTTGCCCGCCGTGGCGGCGGATCCGTCCGTGGCCCCGGGCGGCAACTTCGACCTGTCGGTCTGGCAGCTGCAGGAGCCGGTCGGCTCCCCCGGCAAGCCGACCACGATCTCGTCGTCCCGGCTGCAGGGGCCGAACGGCTTCCAGGACAGCTACTTCTACACCGACACCCGCGACGGCGCGATGACCTTCTGGGCGCCGGAAAAGGGCGTCACCACGCCGAATTCGAACTACGCGCGGTCCGAGCTGCGCGAGATGAACCGCGACGGCTCCGCCGCGAACTGGTCGCTGAGCGGCTCCCACAAGCTCAGCGCAACGCTGCGCGTGGTGTCCGTGACGTCGAACGTGTGCGTCGGCCAGGTGCACCTCGGCACCGGCGGGTCGTCCACGAAACCGTTGCTGGAGCTGTACTACCGCGCGAGCGGCGACATCGTGCTGGGCACGGAGAACTCTCCCGACGGCGGGCAGACGCCGCACACCGTCGGCCACGTCTCGCTCGGCAAGACGTGGACGTACACGATCGGGATCTCCGGCGGGAACACCATCGACCTCACGGTCAACGGCAGCACCACGCACTACGGCATCCCGTCGTCGTTCAAGGCGTACAAGCAGTACTTCAAGGCGGGCTCGTACAACCAGTCCTCTTCGGACAGCACGACGAAGGGCGCACGGGTCGCGTTCTACGGCTTGAACGTTTCCCACGGCTGACGGGGAACGGCCCGGCCGCCACCGGGCCGCATCCGGTCAGCGCCAGCCGAGCTCCGGGGCCACGTGGGTGAGGATGTCCTCCAGCACGTGCGCGTTGTAGTCGACGCCCAGCTGGTTCGGGA is a genomic window of Amycolatopsis lexingtonensis containing:
- a CDS encoding polysaccharide lyase family 7 protein yields the protein MRVRALFVLLAVPALAAATALPAVAADPSVAPGGNFDLSVWQLQEPVGSPGKPTTISSSRLQGPNGFQDSYFYTDTRDGAMTFWAPEKGVTTPNSNYARSELREMNRDGSAANWSLSGSHKLSATLRVVSVTSNVCVGQVHLGTGGSSTKPLLELYYRASGDIVLGTENSPDGGQTPHTVGHVSLGKTWTYTIGISGGNTIDLTVNGSTTHYGIPSSFKAYKQYFKAGSYNQSSSDSTTKGARVAFYGLNVSHG